From the Excalfactoria chinensis isolate bCotChi1 chromosome 1, bCotChi1.hap2, whole genome shotgun sequence genome, one window contains:
- the NAA50 gene encoding N-alpha-acetyltransferase 50 isoform X2: MKGRIELGDVTPHNIKQLKRLNQVIFPVSYNDKFYKDVLEVGELAKLAYFNDIAVGAVCCRVDHSQNQKRLYIMTLGCLAPYRRLGIGTKMLNHVLNICEKDGTFDNIYLHVQISNESAIDFYRKFGFEIIETKKNYYKRIEPADAHVLQKNLKAPCLGQNADVQKTDN; this comes from the exons ATGAAGGG CCGGATCGAGCTGGGAGACGTGACACCCCACAACATTAAACAGCTGAAGAGGCTAAACCAAGTCATCTTTCCTGTCAGCTACAACGACAAGTTCTACAAGGACGTACTGGAGGTTGGCGAACTAGCCAAATTAG CCTACTTCAATGATATTGCAGTGGGAGCAGTGTGCTGTAGGGTGGATCACTCCCAGAACCAAAAGAGGCTGTATATCATGACACTTGGATGCCTGGCACCCTACCGACGGCTAGGAATAG GAACTAAAATGCTGAATCATGTCTTAAACATCTGTGAGAAAGATGGCACTTTTGACAACATCTATCT ACATGTCCAGATCAGCAATGAGTCAGCAATCGACTTCTACAGGAAGTTTGGCTTTGAGATCATTGAGACGAAGAAGAACTACTACAAGAGGATAGAGCCCGCAGATGCTCACGTGCTGCAGAAAAACCTCAAAGCCCCTTGTCTTGGCCAGAATGCAGATGTGCAAAAGACCGacaactga
- the NAA50 gene encoding N-alpha-acetyltransferase 50 isoform X1, with protein sequence MKGSRIELGDVTPHNIKQLKRLNQVIFPVSYNDKFYKDVLEVGELAKLAYFNDIAVGAVCCRVDHSQNQKRLYIMTLGCLAPYRRLGIGTKMLNHVLNICEKDGTFDNIYLHVQISNESAIDFYRKFGFEIIETKKNYYKRIEPADAHVLQKNLKAPCLGQNADVQKTDN encoded by the exons ATGAAGGG TAGCCGGATCGAGCTGGGAGACGTGACACCCCACAACATTAAACAGCTGAAGAGGCTAAACCAAGTCATCTTTCCTGTCAGCTACAACGACAAGTTCTACAAGGACGTACTGGAGGTTGGCGAACTAGCCAAATTAG CCTACTTCAATGATATTGCAGTGGGAGCAGTGTGCTGTAGGGTGGATCACTCCCAGAACCAAAAGAGGCTGTATATCATGACACTTGGATGCCTGGCACCCTACCGACGGCTAGGAATAG GAACTAAAATGCTGAATCATGTCTTAAACATCTGTGAGAAAGATGGCACTTTTGACAACATCTATCT ACATGTCCAGATCAGCAATGAGTCAGCAATCGACTTCTACAGGAAGTTTGGCTTTGAGATCATTGAGACGAAGAAGAACTACTACAAGAGGATAGAGCCCGCAGATGCTCACGTGCTGCAGAAAAACCTCAAAGCCCCTTGTCTTGGCCAGAATGCAGATGTGCAAAAGACCGacaactga